The Xenopus laevis strain J_2021 chromosome 5L, Xenopus_laevis_v10.1, whole genome shotgun sequence genome has a segment encoding these proteins:
- the LOC121393970 gene encoding extracellular calcium-sensing receptor-like → MEKIPELEKVNLQEACPLGQLHKAITVRRTSSGEASMRRFLQVLLFLCSLGQEHTAPACRLQSWDMESFSQPGDVLIGGVFVIHSGFELQRPTFQEMPQPASCKDFQIRYYRDVLGLMFAIDEINGSADLLPNITLGFRLVDSCMCELWAIGGALTVMSGMRNPIPGYNCHANSLMAGIVGELVSALSLPIARVLGVLHFPQGTQLLLLMSHLQISHGSTLSALSNKMNFPSFLRTVPSNMFQNVALTRLIGLFGWTYVGMLVVDNDVGEQGGQVIQAGIEKSGSCVAFLEKIHLSYSLVQIQSVVNVIKKSSVNVIVLHSPEVHVKVLLDSLYDEGLTHKIFISSASFGLTPGVFSRKAWKVLNGTIGLIPNTGAMPGFEQFLGSLHPSRSNKYPLIRTLWEKAFSCRWPRGETQENQTNLTGLLALCTGEEDLRGLIPWLFEMNDLSYTYHAYLAVYAYAQALHSLLMCQTPTDNPPYRMCANVRDTQPWQVNEHQIQNYIVL, encoded by the exons ATGGAGAAGATCCCAGAGCTGGAGAAGGTGAATTTACAGGAGGCA TGCCCATTGGGCCAGCTGCACAAGGCCATTACAGTGAGGAGGACATCATCTGGAGAAGCCTCTATGAGAAGATTCCTCCAAGTCCTCCTGTTCCTCTGCTCCCTGGGGCAGGAGCACACAGCCCCGGCCTGCAGGCTCCAAAGCTGGGACATGGAGTCATTCTCCCAACCTGGAGATGTTCTAATTGGGGGAGTGTTTGTCATCCACTCTGGTTTTGAACTCCAAAGGCCAACTTTCCAGGAGATGCCCCAGCCAGCTTCATGCAAGGA CTTCCAGATCCGATATTACCGGGATGTTCTGGGCCTGATGTTTGCTATTGATGAAATTAATGGTTCTGCTGATCTCCTGCCCAACATCACCTTGGGCTTCAGGCTGGTTGACTCTTGTATGTGTGAGCTCTGGGCAATTGGTGGTGCTCTAACTGTCATGTCGGGGATGAGGAATCCAATTCCCGGATATAACTGCCATGCAAACTCTCTCATGGCTGGGATTGTTGGAGAACTGGTCTCTGCCCTCTCTCTGCCCATTGCCAGGGTACTCGGGGTCCTACACTTCCCACAG GGAACACAATTACTACTACTAATGTCTCATTTACAGATCAGCCACGGATCAACCCTCTCAGCTCTGAGCAACAAGATGAACTTTCCCTCGTTCCTCCGCACTGTGCCCAGTAACATGTTCCAGAACGTGGCTCTCACCCGCCTCATAGGCCTCTTTGGCTGGACCTACGTAGGGATGTTGGTTGTGGACAATGATGTTGGGGAGCAAGGGGGACAGGTTATTCAGGCTGGGATAGAGAAGTCTGGCAGTTGTGTAGCATTTCTGGAGAAGATCCACTTGAGCTACTCTCTGGTTCAGATACAAAGTGTGGTGAATGTTATCAAGAAGAGCTCGGTCAATGTAATTGTTCTTCACAGCCCTGAGGTCCATGTAAAGGTTCTACTGGATTCATTGTATGATGAAGGGCTGACACACAAAATCTTCATTTCTTCGGCTTCTTTTGGACTTACACCTGGTGTTTTCTCCAGAAAGGCATGGAAAGTATTAAATGGGACGATTGGATTGATTCCTAATACAGGCGCCATGCCAGGTTTTGAGCAATTCCTCGGTTCCCTTCACCCATCGAGATCCAATAAATACCCCTTGATAAGGACACTCTGGGAGAAAGCTTTTAGCTGCCGATGGCCAAGGGGAGAGACACAGGAGAACCAGACAAACCTGACAGGGTTACTAGCACTTTGCACGGGGGAGGAAGACCTGAGAGGGTTGATCCCTTGGTTATTTGAGATGAATGACCTCAGTTACACGTATCATGCCTACCTGGCAGTATATGCTTACGCCCAAGCTCTGCACTCACTGCTCATGTGCCAGACGCCCACTGACAATCCTCCCTACAGAATGTGTGCCAATGTCAGGGACACGCAACCATGGCAGGTAAATGAGCACCAAATACAGAACTACATAGTCCTCTGA
- the LOC108716297 gene encoding vomeronasal type-2 receptor 116-like: MAICVPYVLNYVKKNHFRTNTGDPISFNANGDIPAAYNFVNVQIVNGSFNLVKVGRFDPDAGTGNTILLDFSSIMWNERFTQVPPSMCSSSCHPGSWKATRRGQPICCYDCIPCSLGEITNTTDATECFRCPTEQWSNEERSMCVPKVIEFLSYQEPLGIFLTITVIIFFLITLCIIFIFIKYRRTPIIKATNRELSFILLVSLTLCFLCCLIFIGSPSPITCPLRQTLFIVVFSISISSVLAKTIMVILAFKATKVDSPLRKWLGPKIPRTVVALCTMIQVGICIVWLLLSPPFPQLNSEIERHKLIFECHEGQSLFFYVTLGFMGFLAMVSFFAAFLARNLPGSYNEAKLITFSMLVFCSVWVSFIPAHLSTKGKYTVSVQIFAILASSAGLLACIFVPKCYIILLRPDRNSRNQLTSRKRIRPIG, from the exons ATGGCCATTTGTGTTCCATAT GTCCTCAACTATGTGAAAAAAAACCATTTCCGCACTAACACAGGGGACCCAATATCATTTAATGCTAATGGTGATATCCCAGCAGCCTACAATTTTGTGAATGTGCAGATTGTGAATGGCAGTTTTAACCTGGTGAAAGTGGGAAGATTTGACCCTGATGCCGGAACTGGAAACACAATTCTTCTTGATTTCAGCTCCATAATGTGGAACGAGAGATTTACCCAG GTGCCCCCATCAATGTGCAGCAGCAGCTGCCACCCAGGTTCCTGGAAAGCCACCCGGAGAGGTCAGCCCATCTGTTGCTATGACTGCATCCCGTGCTCTTTGGGCGAGATAACCAACACTACAG ATGCAACAGAATGCTTTAGATGTCCCACTGAGCAGTGGTCCAATGAAGAGCGGAGCATGTGCGTTCCCAAAGTTATAGAATTCCTCTCATATCAGGAGCCATTGGGAATCTTCCTCACTATCACAGTCATCATCTTCTTCCTCATAACTCTCTGCATCATCTTCATCTTCATTAAATACCGGAGAACCCCAATAATCAAGGCCACAAACAGGGAACTGAGTTTCATCCTTCTGGTTTCCCTCACCCTGTGCTTCCTCTGCTGCCTCATCTTCATTGGTTCCCCTTCCCCAATTACTTGCCCCCTACGACAGACCCTCTTCATTGTGGTTTTCTCTATCAGCATCTCATCTGTCCTGGCTAAGACCATCATGGTGATTCTGGCATTCAAAGCCACCAAAGTGGACAGTCCCCTGAGGAAATGGTTGGGACCAAAGATCCCTCGTACGGTGGTGGCACTTTGCACCATGATACAGGTTGGCATTTGTATCGTTTGGCTTCTTCTCTCTCCACCTTTCCCACAACTGAACTCAGAGATTGAAAGGCACAAACTGATATTTGAATGTCACGAGGGGCAAAGCCTTTTCTTTTATGTCACTTTGGGGTTCATGGGCTTCCTGGCAATGGTCAGTTTCTTTGCTGCTTTCCTGGCACGGAACCTGCCCGGGAGCTACAATGAGGCCAAACTCATCACCTTCAGCATGTTGGTCTTCTGCAGCGTCTGGGTCTCCTTCATCCCGGCCCATCTGAGCACCAAGGGCAAATATACTGTATCCGTACAGATATTCGCCATATTGGCCTCCAGCGCGGGGCTCCTGGCCTGTATATTTGTTCCCAAGTGCTATATTATACTGCTCAGGCCTGACAGGAACAGCCGGAACCAGTTAACTAGCAGGAAAAGAATAAGGCCAATTGGTTAA